A section of the Papio anubis isolate 15944 chromosome 4, Panubis1.0, whole genome shotgun sequence genome encodes:
- the DNAJC30 gene encoding dnaJ homolog subfamily C member 30, mitochondrial: protein MAAMRTGWWSRLLPWRLLQARGFPLNSTPGLGLGARTYSQGDCSYSRTALYDLLGVPSTATQAQIKAAYYRQCFLYHPDRNSGSAEAAERFTRISQAYVVLGSATLRRKYDRGLLSDEDLRGPGVRPSRTPAPDPGSPRPPPPTSRTYYGSRAAPGANGTMFNFDAFYQAHYGEQLERERRLRARREALRKRQENASLKGLRWEETRDVAAIFLVFSIFIIIGFYI, encoded by the coding sequence ATGGCAGCCATGCGCACGGGATGGTGGTCGCGGCTGTTACCGTGGAGGTTGCTGCAAGCCCGTGGCTTTCCACTAAATTCTACACCCGGCCTGGGCCTGGGAGCGAGGACTTATTCTCAGGGCGACTGCTCGTACTCGCGCACGGCGCTCTATGATCTGCTCGGCGTCCCCTCCACAGCCACGCAGGCCCAAATCAAGGCGGCTTACTACCGTCAGTGCTTTCTCTACCACCCGGACCGCAACTCTGGGAGCGCGGAGGCTGCCGAGCGCTTCACGCGCATCTCCCAGGCCTACGTGGTGCTGGGCAGTGCCACCCTCCGTCGTAAGTATGATCGCGGCCTCCTCAGCGACGAGGACCTGCGCGGACCCGGCGTCCGGCCCTCCAGGACGCCCGCACCCGACCCCGGCTCGCCGCGTCCCCCGCCGCCCACTTCTCGGACCTACTACGGTTCTCGGGCCGCCCCCGGCGCCAACGGCACGATGTTCAACTTTGACGCCTTCTACCAGGCCCACTACGGGGAACAACTGGAGCGGGAACGGCGCCTGAGGGCCCGGCGGGAGGCCCTTCGcaaaaggcaggagaatgcgtcCCTGAAAGGCCTCCGCTGGGAGGAGACCCGAGACGTGGCTGCCATTTTCCTCGTCTTCTCAATCTTCATCATCATCGGCTTTTATATTTAA
- the VPS37D gene encoding vacuolar protein sorting-associated protein 37D, which translates to MYRARAARAGPEPGSPGRFGILSTGQLRDLLQDEPKLDRIVRLSRKFQGLQLEREACLASNYALAKENLALRPRLEMGRAALAIKYQELREVAENCADKLQRLEESMHRWSPHCALGWLQAELEEAEQEAEEQMEQLLLGEQSLEAFLPAFQRGRALAHLRRTQAEKLQELLRRRERSAQPAPTSAADPPKSFPAAAVLPTGAARGPPAVPRSLPPLDSRPVPPLKGSPGCPLGPAPLLSPRPSQPEPPHR; encoded by the exons ATGTACCGGGCCCGGGCGGCGCGGGCGGGGCCGGAGCCCGGCAGCCCGGGGCGCTTTGGGATCCTCAGCACCGGGCAGCTCCGGGACCTGCTTCAGGATGAGCCCAAGCTGGACCGGATCGTGCGGCTCAGCAGGAAG TTCCAGGGCCTGCAGCTGGAGCGTGAGGCCTGCCTGGCCTCCAACTACGCACTGGCCAAGGAGAACCTGGCCTTGCGGCCCCGCCTGGAGATGGGCCGAGCTGCCCTGGCCATCAAATACCAGGAGCTTCGCGAGGTGGCCGAGAACTGCGCTGACAAGCTGCAACGACTGG AGGAGAGCATGCATCGCTGGAGTCCCCACTGCGCGCTGGGCTGGCTGCAGGCTGAGCTAGAAGAGGcggagcaggaggcagag GAGCAGATGGAGCAGCTGCTGCTGGGGGAGCAAAGCCTGGaggccttcctgcctgccttccagcGTGGCCGCGCCCTGGCCCACCTGAGGCGGACGCAGGCGGAGAAGCTGCAGGAGCTGCTGCGGCGTCGGGAGCGCTCTGCACAGCCGGCCCCCACCTCGGCTGCTGATCCCCCCAAATCCTTCCCGGCTGCAGCTGTCCTGCCCACTGGGGCCGCCCGGGGGCCACCAGCAGTACCCCGGAGCCTGCCCCCCTTGGACTCCCGCCCAGTACCCCCATTGAAGGGCTCCCCCGGGTGCCCCCTCGGCCCGGCCCCTCTGCTGAGCCCTCGGCCCTCGCAGCCAGAGCCCCCCCACCGGTAG